AGTTGTTACGGTGCCACGGCACTCGATACGCCCAATATTGACCGTTTGGCTTCTGAGGGTGTGATGTTTTATCAGGGGTATGCTACGGCGGCGACGTGTACGCCTTCGCGCTATAGTCTGCTTACGGGTTCTTATTCCTGGCGCAATGAACGCGCGCATATTTTGCCCGGAGATGCGCCGCTTATTATAGATCCGGGCACTGCTACGTTGCCTGCTGTTCTCAAGGAGGCGGGTTATACTACGGGTGTTGTTGGGAAATGGCATCTGGGTATTGGCGAGGGGAATCAAAATTGGAATGAGCCTCTTCCGCTGACGCCTCTGGATATTGGGTTTGACTATTCTTATATCATGGCCGCGACCAATGATCGCGTGCCGTGTGTGTATCTGGATGGCAGAGATGTGGTGGGTCTCGATCCGTCCGATCCGATTGAGGTGGAGTACGATAAGAATAAGCCGTTTCCGGATTTGCCGACCGGGAAAGACAATCCCGAGTTGCTGAAGATGATGTTCCACCATGGGCACGATATGAGTATTGTCAATGGCGTGAGTCGGATCGGATATATGAGAGGGGGCGAGGCAGCGCTTTGGGTGGATGAAGATATGGCGGATGTGTTTTTGAATAAGGCTGTTTCATTTGTCGAGAAGAACAAGGACCATCCCTTTTTCCTGTATTACGCTTTCCACCAGCCCCATGTTCCGCGGTTGCCGCATCCCCGATTTGTGGGGCGCACTGGATTGGGTCCGCGCGGCGATGCGATTGCCGAGATGGATTGGTGTGTTGGCGAGTTGCTCGATGCGCTCGATCGGTGTAGTTTGAAAGAAGATACGATTGTGGTTTTTTCGAGTGATAACGGTCCCGTGTTGAATGATGGTTATTACGACGAGGCGGTTGAATTGTGCGGCGATCATAGACCAGCAGGTCCGTTGCGCGGGGGGAAATACAGTATGTACGATGGGGGTACTCGCGTGCCTTTTATTGTTTCTTGGCCCGATAATGTGGAAACCGGGGAGTCTGATGCGCTGGTCAGTCAGGTCGATTTTCTCGCGTCTTTTGCTGCGCTTGCGGGTGTGTCGCTGGATGCGGATGCGGGTCCCGATAGTGTGGATGTTCTCGATGCCCTGTTGGGGAGAAGCGATGAGGGCCGCGCGGAGATTGTTCTGGAGGGTATTCAGGCAAGGACTGTTTTGCGGCAGGGGGATTGGGTGTTTATTCCGCCTCATCAGGGTCCGCCTGTGAATACCAATGTGAATATTGAGACTGGTAATTCTCCTGTTCCGCAACTTTACTATCTTGCGGACGATGTTGGGCAGATTGAGAATGTGGCGTCGGTCTATCCCGATGTTGCCGAGCGGATAGCGGATCGATTGCGAGAAATCAGGTCGGGGTGATATGAATAATTTGCGTAGTATATACGATCAAAATGGCTATGTTATCGCGCATAAGGCGATTGATGCGGGTCTTGCAGAGGAGACGGTGCAACACGTCCACTGGCTTATCGAGCGGAATCCCGGCGTGCGTCCAGAGCGTTTGCATCACCATTTGCTCGCCCGCGATCCTTTTATGCACCGGCTCGTGGGTGATGAGCGTCTGGTAGATATTGCGGAGCAATTTCTCGGTCCCGATGTCGCGATGTTTGCCGCGCATTATATCGCCAAACCCCCGGGCGATGGTCAGGCTGTGCAGTGGCATCAAGATGGGTCTTACTGGCCCCTTGAGCCGATGGAGGTGACAACTTTGTGGGTTGCGGGGACGCCTTCGACGGTTGAGAATGGCTGTATGCGGGTGTTGCCGGGAACGCATGATAAGCATTTGCTCAAGCGCCGCGATCTCATTGATCTGGATCGGGAAAAGTACGTGCTCGGCGTGGGGATTCATCCCGATCAGATTGACGATTCCGATGCGGTTGACCTGGAGCTCAATGCGGGCGATGTTTCGATCCACAATCCGAATATTATCCACGGTTCCAATGCCAATACTTCGGATCAGTGGCGCGTTGGGCTTACGTTGAGGTATATTCCGACGACGACGTGGGTGAATAGAGAAGATCACGAGAATATTCTCGTGCGCGGCAAAGCCGATCCCGATGTTGCAAATGTGTATGCGGCGCGCCCGCGATATGTTCCAGGGGAGACTATGCCGTTCAGGGGCTGTGAGGCGTGGACTCAATAGGAGATGAATCATGGATGGTTTGACTGATGAGCAGGTTGCTTTTTACAAGGATGAAGGGTATTTGTTGATAGATGAATGTTTGCCCCCAGAGGCGTATCAGCCGCTTGTGGATGAGTTTGATGCGGTGATTGGCCCGAAGGCCAGGGAAGCTTATGCTCTGGGGCAATTGGCGTGTCTTTTTGAAGATGCCAGAAGGCCAGGGAAGCTTATGCTCTGGGGCAATTGGCGTGTCTTTTTGAAGATGCGTCTTTTGAGCGTCGATTGGCGCATTTGTGCGAGGCTTTGGGGACGGATAAGCGTTTTGTGGGTGAGATTTTGGGCAAGGCTCACAAGACTGCGGGTTTGTTTTTTTTCCTGACACATCCAGCTATTCTGGATGTGGTGGAGTCGATTATTGGGCCGGAGATTCTGGTGCATCCGCAGTTTAATATTCGCGCAAAGATGCCCGGTGAGGAAGAGGTGTTGTGGCACCAGGATATCGCGTTTCTGGATCCGGAGGTGGAGGAGACGTTTATGGTCAATTTCTGGGTGCCGCTGGTGGATACGGATGTGGAGAATGGCTGCCTGGAGATTTTGGCGGGGAGTCACAAGCACGGTATTCTTCCACACGATCCGGCGGATTCAGAGAAGGAGATTCCCGAGGATCGGCTGCCGCCGGGTGACCGCGTTTTGTCCGTTTTGCCAGCCGGGGGCGCTGCGCTGATTCAGCATAAGACCATACATCGCTCGTTTCCCAATGCGTCCGATCACATTCGCTGGAGTCTGGATATTCGATATAGCGATTACAGGTTGCCAACCGGGCGCGAGGATGTGCCCGGCTTTGTTGCGAGGAGCGCGATAGATCCGGGGCGGGTGGCAAGCGGTCATGAGGATTGGCTGCGGTTGATGGAGGAGGCAGGTCATCTAATTTCTTAATTTTGGAAATATATCATGGGATGGATACGTTGTGTAGCGGTGCTGCTCATCTGGTCGCATGCGGGTGGCATTGGAGCGCAGGATTTGCCTTTGACGAGTACGGGCAACCTGCGTTTTTTTGTGGATTTGTCGGCTTTTCGAGGTCCTGAGGGATATACCCGACAGGAGGTGGCACTGTTGCTGGATGCGAGTCAGCTCGAGCTTCGGGAACAGGCGGGTGAGTCCGTTGGGAAGATTTCTCTGGTTGTTGTTGTGCTGGATACGCTGGATAATCGGGTGGTTCACCGGACATGGGTTCAGCAGGTTGCTGTGCCGGAGCTGGATGTGGGGATCGGGGCGCCGTTTAAGGATGCTGTTTTCTTTGATTTGAAGCCAGGTGCTTATCGGCTGATTGTGCAGATTAAGGATATCCATGCGGAGGCGAGTGGACGTTGTACTGTGCCGCTTGAGATACCGGATTACGAGCGTCGTGTGGGGCTGGTGTTCAGCGATTTGCAATTGGCTTCTCATGTGGCGCGAAGCGGGGAAGTGCATCGGTTTGTCAAGCAGGGCTGGAAGGTCGTGCCGAATATTACCCGAAATTATGTTATCGGAGAGCCGCTGCAGATTTATTTTGAGGTGTATAATTTGTCGTCGTCGGGAGAGAGTTTTATTATGGGATACCGTCTGATCGATGCAGAGGGGGTGGTTGTGCGTACTTATCCGGCCAAGCGGTTCTTAAAGCCGGGAGAGAGTTGTGTGAGGGCAGAGGTTCTTGATACAGAGGGTTTGCGGGAGGGGACTTATGATCTTCAGGTGGAGGCGTTTGATGGGAGTAGTCGGCAGTATTTTCAGACGAGACGTCCCATTTTTCTGGTGTCAAAAGATTTGCCCGAGGGGCTTACGCAGGTG
This genomic interval from Gemmatimonadota bacterium contains the following:
- a CDS encoding phytanoyl-CoA dioxygenase family protein, which encodes MGEILGKAHKTAGLFFFLTHPAILDVVESIIGPEILVHPQFNIRAKMPGEEEVLWHQDIAFLDPEVEETFMVNFWVPLVDTDVENGCLEILAGSHKHGILPHDPADSEKEIPEDRLPPGDRVLSVLPAGGAALIQHKTIHRSFPNASDHIRWSLDIRYSDYRLPTGREDVPGFVARSAIDPGRVASGHEDWLRLMEEAGHLIS
- a CDS encoding phytanoyl-CoA dioxygenase family protein, translating into MNNLRSIYDQNGYVIAHKAIDAGLAEETVQHVHWLIERNPGVRPERLHHHLLARDPFMHRLVGDERLVDIAEQFLGPDVAMFAAHYIAKPPGDGQAVQWHQDGSYWPLEPMEVTTLWVAGTPSTVENGCMRVLPGTHDKHLLKRRDLIDLDREKYVLGVGIHPDQIDDSDAVDLELNAGDVSIHNPNIIHGSNANTSDQWRVGLTLRYIPTTTWVNREDHENILVRGKADPDVANVYAARPRYVPGETMPFRGCEAWTQ
- a CDS encoding GWxTD domain-containing protein, which produces MGWIRCVAVLLIWSHAGGIGAQDLPLTSTGNLRFFVDLSAFRGPEGYTRQEVALLLDASQLELREQAGESVGKISLVVVVLDTLDNRVVHRTWVQQVAVPELDVGIGAPFKDAVFFDLKPGAYRLIVQIKDIHAEASGRCTVPLEIPDYERRVGLVFSDLQLASHVARSGEVHRFVKQGWKVVPNITRNYVIGEPLQIYFEVYNLSSSGESFIMGYRLIDAEGVVVRTYPAKRFLKPGESCVRAEVLDTEGLREGTYDLQVEAFDGSSRQYFQTRRPIFLVSKDLPEGLTQVQRDLIRYYADIRYIADEKTRRTYDALESWPARLAFLKVFWKQLDDVPDTPTNERLLQHLIRMHYVETHFGAGVRGADTDRGRVYIQYGPPDDIDYRTSAAGQKPSEVWFYETHRRYEFVFRDRRGTGVYELVHSSYPGELSHPYWWREF
- a CDS encoding arylsulfatase; the encoded protein is MKVSSKHPNIVVMYADDLGFGDVSCYGATALDTPNIDRLASEGVMFYQGYATAATCTPSRYSLLTGSYSWRNERAHILPGDAPLIIDPGTATLPAVLKEAGYTTGVVGKWHLGIGEGNQNWNEPLPLTPLDIGFDYSYIMAATNDRVPCVYLDGRDVVGLDPSDPIEVEYDKNKPFPDLPTGKDNPELLKMMFHHGHDMSIVNGVSRIGYMRGGEAALWVDEDMADVFLNKAVSFVEKNKDHPFFLYYAFHQPHVPRLPHPRFVGRTGLGPRGDAIAEMDWCVGELLDALDRCSLKEDTIVVFSSDNGPVLNDGYYDEAVELCGDHRPAGPLRGGKYSMYDGGTRVPFIVSWPDNVETGESDALVSQVDFLASFAALAGVSLDADAGPDSVDVLDALLGRSDEGRAEIVLEGIQARTVLRQGDWVFIPPHQGPPVNTNVNIETGNSPVPQLYYLADDVGQIENVASVYPDVAERIADRLREIRSG